A single Dreissena polymorpha isolate Duluth1 chromosome 14, UMN_Dpol_1.0, whole genome shotgun sequence DNA region contains:
- the LOC127858961 gene encoding uncharacterized protein LOC127858961, translating into MASGSHEEDVTCFKYACSAYPKYKYASQYVRPLIIKCKGLLRKCGIKDDRFIPDFQTVTLAVQGSSHAPFLNQCSHTVTGDECLSSCPLLAYQTGKTEEGDRNPLIYVATYHSVRMSDKRANLLGDCVILINKNLESDEHNGVIHVTTQDSFSALVSTLLEELVFRWLKGLVKVMVVLDTIRLQFQSVDRSDFESQLLVTLTDMFENCSGRNGFQVSETLQGLLGIGGFSSHDECMTAHAGLVEANKLLIKDTIFEAIAMYKRRRHQNEDWLDAWPTIDWSPVKITDEVCDAVRKVDGAIECGIRYGTFCVYVKNTTQSSDEEIAKQLMPQLRQNGIQECTVLRQVHENPLAAQCSTGSKIHAMGHGTLGGFAMKNESMLALLAKHVVGEENDVYIVDENEYHRIGPILKPTVDLNLPAPLDIAAALVIIEIPEKRFKDTDGRPSISKLFNFDQGDTSFLESLPVYIWGASSKPGYGKITTCDSKTVKGMNNIVIEDITIEYYESADEFKPFAKPGDSGSIICSENPEGNCIDVIGMLMGERVIKDPSNQKKQYLAFPLQHGLRQLAMEQNQADGHIRLYEDS; encoded by the exons ATGGCTTCTGGTTCTCATGAAGAAGatgtaacatgttttaaatatgcttGCAGTGCTTACCCAAAGTACAAATATGCATCTCAGTATGTCCGCCCATTAATAATCAAATGTAAGGGACTTCTCAGAAAATGTGGAATCAAGGACGACAGGTTTATTCCAGATTTCCAAACTGTGACACTAGCTGTACAAGGTTCATCTCATGCTCCTTTTTTGAACCAATGCAGTCACACAGTAACAGGCGATGAGTGTTTGTCCTCGTGTCCTTTATTGGCCTACCAAACTGGAAAAACAGAAGAGGGCGATAGGAATCCTCTAATATATGTAGCAACATATCACAGTGTACGAATGTCGGACAAACGTGCAAACCTCTTAGGCGACTGCGTGATCCTCATAAACAAAAATCTTGAATCAGATGAACATAATGGCGTGATACATGTTACAACGCAGGACTCCTTTTCGGCATTAGTTTCCACTTTACTGGAAGAACTCGTGTTTCGTTGGCTCAAAGGGCTAGTGAAAGTGATGGTCGTCTTAGACACCATTCGTCTTCAATTCCAGTCGGTTGACAGGAGTGACTTCGAAAGCCAGTTGTTGGTCACACTGACAGATATGTTTGAGAACTGTAGCGGTCGCAATGGTTTTCAAGTATCTGAAACGCTCCAAGGACTTTTAGGAATAG GTGGTTTTTCTTCACATGATGAATGCATGACCGCTCACGCTGGGTTGGTTGAAGCAAACAAACTGCTCATAAAGGACACGATTTTTGAAGCAATTGCGATGTATAAGCGCAGAAGACACCAAAATGAAGATTGGCTTGATGCGTGGCCAACAATTGACTGGTCCCCTGTAAAGATCACGGATGAG GTCTGCGATGCTGTCCGGAAGGTCGATGGTGCAATTGAATGTGGGATTAGGTATGGAACATTCTGCGTTTATGTTAAAAATACAACGCAGTCGTCCGACGAGGAGATCGCAAAACAACTTATGCCACAACTCAGGCAAAATGGTATTCAGGAATGTACTGTTTTAAGACAAGTACACGAAAATCCACTGGCAGCTCAGTGTTCTACGGGAAGTAAAATTCACGCGATGGGCCATGGGACACTGGGAGGATTTGCTATGAAAAACGAATCAATGCTGGCGTTGTTAGCCAAGCATGTTGTCGGAGAAGAAAACGATGTGTACATTGTTGATGAAAATGAATATCATCGCATAGGACCTATTTTGAAACCAACAGTTGATCTGAATTTGCCGGCACCTTTGGATATTGCTGCAGCTCTTGTTATCATTGAAATTCCTGAAAAGCGTTTCAAAGACACGGACGGGAGACCTTCAATTAGCAAGTTATTTAATTTTGATCAAGGGGATACGAGTTTTTTGGAATCACTACCAGTATATATTTGGGGAGCGAGTTCGAAGCCAGGCTATGGAAAAATTACAACCTGTGACTCGAAGACAGTGAAAGGAATGAACAACATTGTAATTGAAGACATAACTATAGAGTATTACGAAAGCGCCGATGAGTTTAAGCCATTTGCTAAACCTGGTGATAGTGGTTCAATAATTTGTTCTGAGAATCCAGAAGGAAACTGCATCGACGTGATTGGAATGTTAATGGGGGAAAGAGTTATTAAAGACCCGAGCAATCAAAAGAAGCAATATCTGGCTTTTCCGTTGCAACACGGCTTAAGACAGCTTGCTATGGAACAAAATCAAGCCGATGGTCATATCAGGTTGTATGAGGACTCTTAA